The proteins below are encoded in one region of Nitrospira lenta:
- the recR gene encoding recombination mediator RecR: MSIDQRGLLARLVKELVRLPGVGQKSAQRLAFHLLKAEREDALRLADAIRAVKDGLAFCRQCRNIAEGDLCEFCLDPKRDRTKILVVEEPSTTYAIERAAGYRGLYHVLLGTLSPLDGIGPGDIRAEELVERVKCGGVDEVILATSPTIEGEATAIYLTRLLKPFVTRVSRIAYGIPVGMDIEYADEVTLLKSIEGRRDL, encoded by the coding sequence ATGTCCATCGATCAACGTGGGTTACTCGCCCGGCTTGTGAAAGAACTGGTTCGCCTTCCCGGCGTCGGACAGAAGAGCGCGCAGCGGCTGGCCTTTCACTTGCTCAAGGCCGAACGTGAAGACGCGCTCAGATTGGCCGATGCCATCCGCGCGGTCAAGGATGGGCTAGCCTTTTGCCGGCAATGCCGCAATATTGCCGAAGGCGATTTGTGCGAATTCTGCCTCGATCCCAAACGGGACCGGACCAAAATCCTCGTCGTGGAAGAACCCAGTACGACCTACGCGATTGAACGAGCCGCCGGCTATCGCGGCCTCTACCATGTGCTGCTGGGCACACTCTCTCCGCTCGACGGCATCGGCCCGGGAGATATTCGGGCAGAGGAACTGGTCGAACGGGTGAAATGCGGCGGCGTGGACGAGGTCATTCTCGCCACCAGTCCGACGATTGAAGGGGAAGCGACCGCGATCTATCTCACCCGATTGCTCAAGCCGTTTGTCACCCGTGTGTCCCGTATCGCCTACGGAATCCCAGTCGGCATGGATATCGAGTATGCCGACGAAGTCACGCTGCTGAAATCGATTGAAGGCCGCCGAGACTTGTAA
- the xerC gene encoding tyrosine recombinase XerC, giving the protein MDDAIRAFMTFLTVERQASPETIRNYHSDLRQLTAFLTQSQPTSHTPRALPINDITTDSLRAYLHWLDRKGEKASSLARKLACLRSFYRFHVREGTVAKNPAEGIRSPKLPKTLPQVLTKDDANVLMEFPQGDTALPLRDRAILETLYSTGARVSEAVGLNLGDLNQSDGLVHLRGKGRKERIVPIGDVALQAIQTYRSSLKRAAADDRPATPLFLNHRGGRLTARSVARLVSRYSSRLAGGAVSPHALRHSYATHLLDEGADLRSIQEMLGHASLSTTQKYTHLATDQLLAVYDRAHPRAKSGKTPPSRKDGPQT; this is encoded by the coding sequence ATGGATGACGCAATCCGCGCTTTCATGACCTTTCTCACCGTCGAGCGCCAGGCTTCACCGGAAACCATCCGCAATTACCATTCAGATCTCCGGCAGCTCACCGCATTTCTCACACAATCCCAGCCAACGTCACACACACCGCGCGCGCTCCCGATCAATGACATCACCACGGATTCCTTGCGCGCCTATTTACACTGGCTTGACCGCAAGGGAGAGAAAGCCTCTTCACTCGCACGCAAGCTCGCCTGCCTGAGGAGTTTCTATCGGTTCCATGTCCGCGAAGGGACCGTTGCAAAGAATCCGGCCGAAGGCATTAGAAGCCCGAAGCTCCCCAAGACACTGCCGCAGGTCCTGACGAAAGACGATGCGAATGTCTTGATGGAGTTCCCCCAAGGAGATACCGCGTTGCCGCTGCGAGACCGGGCGATACTGGAAACCCTCTATTCCACCGGCGCACGCGTCAGCGAAGCCGTCGGGTTGAATCTCGGTGATCTCAACCAATCCGACGGGCTCGTCCACCTTCGCGGAAAAGGCCGGAAGGAACGAATTGTTCCGATCGGCGATGTCGCACTCCAGGCGATCCAAACCTATCGATCCTCGTTGAAGCGGGCGGCCGCCGATGATCGACCTGCAACGCCCCTATTTCTCAACCACCGGGGTGGCCGGTTGACCGCGCGCAGCGTGGCCCGCCTCGTTTCCCGCTACTCCAGTCGTCTCGCCGGCGGTGCCGTCAGCCCCCATGCGCTCCGCCATTCCTATGCGACTCACCTTCTCGACGAAGGCGCGGACCTTCGGTCTATTCAAGAAATGTTAGGGCACGCCTCGCTCAGCACCACGCAGAAATATACGCACCTGGCGACCGACCAGCTGCTGGCCGTCTATGACCGCGCTCATCCTCGGGCCAAATCCGGAAAGACTCCTCCGAGCAGAAAAGATGGTCCCCAAACATGA
- a CDS encoding tetratricopeptide repeat protein, producing MSLSCRFGTLAISSILFSLIAGCSGPPPPIRPNLPPSESDLVLLKTTAALCDRKPEVLKKVPPKTFTASPWGSGQELLYPAAHSPSHADESYFFDEDGMLVGAIFMFPSGLDLEPYPVLRQTLLVLKPQLEFYLNVSQLATKANMDSSAIFDTGDEKTTVEYLVTGSREHMTLLAASFTIDPYVRLFSPYRREFLDRLRQPVGGKSGMKIESQGSEDKEPFASLQQFARGQTAQLAYCKDKDYDIAADAYQKSITSGFANKVWMAEAHHRLGVSLDAKGQFAKAKAEMLQSLAIRPNVPEVMNNLGTVHNKLGEKAAAMSLFEKAVILRPNYAMARYNLAEAYEPTNPKRALAEYETFLALVEGIPEEEGRIARVKERLKVLKKP from the coding sequence ATGTCATTGTCCTGCCGATTCGGCACGCTCGCAATAAGCAGTATCCTATTCAGCCTAATAGCCGGATGCAGCGGTCCGCCGCCTCCGATTCGACCCAACCTTCCTCCGTCCGAGAGCGATCTGGTCCTGCTCAAGACGACGGCAGCGCTGTGCGATCGCAAACCCGAGGTGCTGAAGAAAGTTCCGCCCAAAACGTTCACGGCGAGCCCCTGGGGAAGCGGCCAGGAATTACTGTATCCCGCGGCGCACAGTCCCTCGCATGCCGACGAATCCTATTTTTTCGATGAGGATGGAATGCTCGTGGGAGCGATCTTCATGTTTCCGAGCGGGTTGGATCTTGAACCCTATCCGGTCTTGAGGCAAACATTGCTCGTGTTGAAGCCGCAATTGGAATTTTATTTGAACGTCTCGCAGTTAGCGACGAAGGCCAACATGGACTCCAGCGCCATCTTCGATACCGGCGATGAGAAAACGACGGTTGAGTATCTGGTGACCGGAAGCCGGGAGCATATGACGCTCCTCGCGGCGTCTTTCACGATTGATCCCTATGTTCGGTTGTTTTCCCCCTACCGGCGGGAATTTCTCGATCGGCTCCGGCAGCCGGTCGGTGGCAAGTCGGGAATGAAGATTGAAAGCCAGGGGAGCGAAGACAAAGAACCCTTTGCATCGTTGCAACAGTTCGCCCGTGGACAGACGGCCCAATTGGCCTATTGCAAGGATAAGGATTACGACATCGCGGCCGATGCCTATCAGAAGTCGATCACGAGCGGCTTTGCCAACAAAGTGTGGATGGCAGAAGCGCATCATCGGTTGGGCGTCTCGCTGGATGCGAAAGGACAGTTTGCAAAGGCGAAGGCTGAAATGCTGCAGTCGCTGGCCATCCGGCCGAATGTTCCGGAAGTGATGAATAATCTGGGGACCGTCCACAATAAACTCGGAGAGAAGGCTGCGGCCATGAGTCTCTTTGAGAAGGCCGTGATCCTGCGGCCGAACTATGCCATGGCTCGGTACAATCTCGCAGAGGCCTACGAGCCGACGAACCCGAAACGGGCCCTCGCCGAATATGAAACCTTCCTGGCGCTTGTCGAAGGAATTCCCGAAGAAGAGGGGAGAATTGCCCGGGTCAAGGAGCGATTGAAGGTTCTAAAAAAACCGTGA
- the rimO gene encoding 30S ribosomal protein S12 methylthiotransferase RimO, whose protein sequence is MSTPLIQLDRKKTAKKAVRQKMPAAAGKTTVGFVNLGCSKNQVDSELMLGTLVHDGFQLTDNPKKAEVVIINTCGFIEEAKQESINTILEHGKLKKKGACRVLIAVGCLAQRYQGDLLKELPELDGVVGTGEFGKIAEICRNLLTPTKRQQRLWISEPPYLYDADSPRLRLGKPHSAYVKIAEGCNRNCAFCAIPIMRGKQRSRSIESIVAEAERLAGEGVKELNLISQDTINYGVDMGIRGGLTALLRALVKVPDIRWIRPFYLYPQQVTDDLLDLYAGEEKITKYIDMPLQHINDRMLRRMHRLGNRAAIEKLVERIRTRIPGVTFRTAFIVGFPGETEQAYQELKSYVTESGFDRVAAFLYSDEEDTTAVSLDDKIERSVMEERRNELLAIQEGIAAARGQDRIGSVLEVLIEGPSEETPLLLEGRHEGLAPEIDGVVYINDGSANPGDLVKVEITDAATYDLVGHIVS, encoded by the coding sequence ATGTCTACACCCCTGATTCAGCTCGACCGCAAAAAGACGGCCAAGAAGGCCGTACGCCAAAAGATGCCCGCTGCTGCCGGCAAAACCACCGTCGGGTTCGTCAATCTGGGTTGCTCGAAAAACCAGGTGGACTCCGAGCTCATGCTAGGCACGCTCGTTCACGACGGCTTCCAACTGACCGACAACCCCAAGAAAGCTGAAGTCGTCATCATCAACACTTGCGGCTTTATCGAAGAAGCCAAGCAGGAGTCGATCAATACGATTCTCGAACATGGCAAGCTCAAGAAGAAAGGCGCCTGCCGGGTCCTCATCGCCGTGGGCTGTCTGGCCCAGCGCTATCAAGGTGATCTACTCAAAGAACTGCCGGAGCTGGACGGCGTGGTAGGCACCGGCGAGTTCGGAAAGATTGCGGAAATCTGCCGCAACCTCCTCACTCCCACTAAACGGCAGCAACGACTGTGGATCAGCGAACCGCCGTATCTCTACGATGCGGACTCTCCGCGCCTACGGCTCGGCAAGCCGCACAGTGCCTATGTGAAGATCGCCGAAGGGTGTAACCGGAATTGCGCCTTCTGCGCCATCCCCATCATGCGCGGGAAACAACGGAGCCGGTCGATTGAATCCATTGTGGCCGAAGCGGAACGCCTCGCCGGCGAAGGCGTCAAGGAGCTCAACCTCATTTCGCAGGATACGATCAACTACGGCGTGGACATGGGTATTCGCGGCGGGCTCACCGCACTGCTTCGCGCGCTGGTAAAGGTTCCTGACATTCGATGGATCAGACCGTTCTATCTCTATCCCCAACAAGTCACCGATGATCTGCTCGACCTCTATGCGGGCGAGGAAAAGATTACCAAGTACATAGATATGCCCCTCCAGCACATCAACGACCGGATGCTGAGGCGCATGCATCGTCTGGGCAATCGCGCCGCCATCGAGAAACTCGTGGAGCGCATTCGCACCCGCATTCCCGGCGTGACGTTTCGGACCGCCTTCATCGTGGGATTTCCCGGTGAGACGGAACAGGCCTACCAGGAACTTAAATCCTACGTGACGGAATCCGGCTTCGACCGCGTGGCCGCGTTCCTCTACTCGGACGAGGAAGATACGACAGCGGTCTCGCTGGACGACAAGATTGAGCGCAGTGTCATGGAGGAACGACGGAACGAGCTGCTGGCCATCCAAGAAGGCATCGCCGCTGCTCGCGGGCAAGACCGTATCGGCTCTGTGCTGGAGGTGCTCATCGAGGGACCATCGGAAGAAACACCCTTGCTGCTGGAAGGGCGCCACGAAGGCCTCGCACCGGAAATCGACGGCGTCGTCTATATCAACGACGGCTCGGCTAATCCTGGAGATCTCGTCAAGGTCGAGATCACGGATGCCGCCACCTACGATCTCGTCGGCCACATCGTCTCCTAA
- a CDS encoding gamma carbonic anhydrase family protein — protein sequence MIRTFQGIKPTIPDSCFIEDTAVVIGDVVLGEQCSVWFNAVIRGDVHHIRIGSRTNVQDLCMLHVTHDTHPLIIGNEVTIGHSVVLHGCTIKDRVLVGMGAIVMDGAVIGEDSVVGAGALVVEGTVVPPKSVILGSPGRVRRGASEAELAWIKESAANYVKYARQYMDDSSKQTGFKI from the coding sequence GTGATCCGAACATTCCAAGGCATCAAGCCCACGATTCCAGACTCCTGCTTCATTGAAGACACTGCTGTCGTCATCGGCGATGTGGTGCTGGGGGAGCAGTGCAGTGTCTGGTTCAATGCCGTCATTCGCGGCGATGTGCATCATATCCGCATCGGAAGCCGGACCAATGTGCAGGATCTCTGCATGCTGCACGTCACGCACGATACCCATCCGCTGATTATCGGGAACGAGGTGACTATCGGCCATAGTGTGGTGCTGCATGGCTGTACGATCAAGGATCGGGTGCTTGTGGGGATGGGCGCGATCGTCATGGACGGCGCCGTGATCGGGGAAGATTCAGTCGTAGGGGCCGGCGCGTTAGTGGTGGAGGGAACAGTGGTTCCGCCGAAGAGCGTCATCCTCGGCTCGCCCGGCCGGGTGCGGCGTGGGGCCTCGGAGGCCGAACTCGCCTGGATCAAAGAGTCGGCCGCTAACTATGTGAAGTACGCCCGGCAATACATGGACGATTCGTCGAAGCAAACCGGATTTAAGATCTAG
- the purU gene encoding formyltetrahydrofolate deformylase, with protein MAATRKDSVVILIHCKDRKGIVARVSGFIHDFGGNILDSDHHTDEETNDFLMRMEFATEGLQIPPDEISAAFAPIAKVFEMRYEVHHSSHRTRVGMLVSKQDHCLADLLQRHRRDELHIDIPVIISNHDTCAEWAHLFKIPFVILPVTKETKPQQEQQVVSTLKSHRAELVVMARYMQILSADFLAQIGCPVINIHHSFLPAFIGANPYRQAYERGVKIIGATAHYATQDLDEGPIIEQDVIRVGHRDTVDDLVRKGRDLEEIVLARAVRRHIEHRVLVYGKKTVVFD; from the coding sequence ATGGCAGCCACTCGCAAAGATTCCGTGGTGATTCTGATCCACTGTAAAGACAGGAAGGGGATTGTCGCCCGTGTGTCCGGATTCATCCACGACTTCGGCGGCAACATTCTCGACTCGGATCACCATACCGATGAGGAGACGAATGACTTTCTGATGCGGATGGAGTTCGCCACGGAGGGCTTGCAGATTCCTCCCGACGAAATCTCCGCCGCCTTTGCCCCCATCGCGAAAGTGTTTGAGATGCGCTACGAGGTGCACCACTCCAGCCACCGCACCCGCGTCGGCATGCTGGTCTCCAAACAGGATCACTGTTTGGCCGATCTCCTCCAACGCCACCGTCGAGACGAGTTACACATCGATATCCCCGTCATCATTTCCAATCATGACACCTGCGCGGAATGGGCCCACCTGTTCAAGATCCCTTTCGTGATCTTACCGGTGACCAAAGAAACCAAGCCCCAGCAAGAGCAGCAAGTCGTCTCAACATTGAAATCTCATCGAGCGGAACTGGTGGTGATGGCTCGCTACATGCAGATTCTGAGCGCCGACTTCCTCGCTCAAATCGGCTGCCCGGTGATCAACATTCACCACTCGTTTCTTCCCGCGTTCATCGGCGCGAATCCCTATCGACAGGCCTATGAGCGAGGCGTAAAGATCATCGGCGCGACGGCTCACTATGCGACGCAAGACCTCGACGAAGGACCGATTATCGAGCAGGACGTGATTCGTGTCGGCCATCGAGATACGGTCGATGATCTGGTGAGGAAGGGGCGCGACCTGGAAGAAATTGTCCTGGCGCGCGCCGTGCGGCGGCATATCGAACATCGCGTGCTGGTGTACGGAAAAAAAACCGTCGTATTCGATTAG
- a CDS encoding TraR/DksA family transcriptional regulator, whose amino-acid sequence MKARTPLKKAAASRTTSSRTKTAARTVSAKAKKPAAPKKSAASKVRSKYPDIQRALERQRADLLEEVGDVLTQHKTPEALPDVSDQASAEEDQRFSMRIMEREQKLLKKVNEALDRMKNQTYGICEQCGEDIPYKRLKARPVTTFCIECKTLQEQKERARR is encoded by the coding sequence ATGAAGGCACGTACTCCCCTGAAAAAAGCAGCCGCGTCGCGTACCACTTCTTCGCGCACGAAGACCGCCGCCCGCACCGTATCCGCCAAAGCCAAGAAACCGGCTGCTCCCAAGAAATCGGCCGCATCAAAAGTTCGTTCGAAGTATCCTGACATTCAGCGAGCTCTGGAACGGCAGCGCGCCGACCTGCTTGAAGAGGTCGGGGACGTGCTGACACAGCACAAGACCCCTGAAGCATTACCGGATGTAAGCGATCAGGCGTCGGCAGAAGAAGATCAGCGCTTTTCCATGCGAATCATGGAACGTGAGCAGAAGCTGCTCAAGAAGGTCAATGAAGCCTTGGATCGGATGAAGAATCAGACCTACGGCATTTGCGAGCAATGCGGCGAAGACATTCCCTACAAGCGGCTCAAAGCCCGCCCCGTCACAACGTTCTGTATCGAATGCAAAACACTTCAGGAACAGAAGGAACGGGCCCGCCGGTAA
- a CDS encoding DegQ family serine endoprotease: MKKSVQKAVIASLASAAVGAALIWGGPSLPASHASGGIQPAAATALPVAPAANGFTEVAKAVTPAVVNITTVTGEKVADGRKIPDELRDRMEEFFGGPQGPGGPRGFRGPHGPGEPRGHRGGGQGSGVIVSPDGYVLTNNHVIDGAQEVTVTLPDKREFKGTIVGADPKTDLAVVKIDGQNLPAVVWGDAGKLQVGEYVLAVGNPFGLNSTVTLGIVSALGRGRMGITQYEDFIQTDAAINPGNSGGALVNTRGELVGINTAIFSQTGGYQGVGFAVPTSMSKPIYESLIKNGKVVRGYLGVGIQDLSQDLAKSFGIKNAKGALVSDVKDDSPADQAGLKQGDVITAYQGAPVEDAVALQRLVTRTGVGTKVPVKVVRDGHEKDLTVTVGEQAETTKVAKADAGEADYAFAGVAVQDLDRETAKELGIKGKAQGVVVTGVEPESGAEKADLMTGDVIREINRQPVKSVKEFEKASSAIKKGENVLILINRHGNALFLTAKV, encoded by the coding sequence ATGAAGAAGTCGGTTCAGAAGGCGGTCATTGCGAGTCTTGCCAGCGCCGCGGTGGGTGCCGCGCTGATCTGGGGCGGGCCATCGTTGCCCGCTTCCCATGCCTCCGGCGGAATCCAGCCCGCGGCCGCCACGGCGCTGCCGGTCGCTCCGGCGGCGAACGGGTTTACGGAGGTGGCTAAAGCGGTCACACCGGCCGTGGTCAACATTACGACGGTCACGGGAGAGAAAGTGGCCGACGGGCGGAAGATCCCCGATGAATTGCGTGATCGGATGGAGGAGTTTTTCGGCGGACCGCAAGGTCCGGGGGGGCCTCGTGGATTTCGTGGGCCGCACGGTCCCGGTGAGCCGCGCGGACATCGTGGCGGCGGTCAGGGATCCGGCGTGATTGTGTCGCCGGACGGCTATGTGCTGACCAATAACCATGTGATCGACGGCGCGCAGGAAGTCACGGTCACCTTGCCCGATAAGCGTGAATTCAAGGGCACGATTGTCGGCGCCGATCCCAAGACGGATTTGGCGGTCGTGAAGATCGATGGACAGAATCTTCCGGCGGTCGTCTGGGGCGATGCCGGCAAGCTACAAGTTGGCGAGTATGTGCTGGCGGTCGGGAACCCATTCGGACTGAATTCGACGGTGACGCTCGGCATTGTGAGCGCGCTGGGCCGCGGCCGGATGGGCATCACGCAGTATGAAGATTTCATTCAGACCGATGCCGCGATCAATCCCGGAAACTCCGGCGGCGCGCTGGTCAATACGCGCGGAGAATTAGTCGGGATCAATACGGCGATCTTCTCGCAGACCGGCGGATATCAGGGCGTCGGGTTTGCCGTGCCGACCAGCATGAGCAAGCCGATCTATGAAAGCCTGATCAAAAACGGAAAGGTTGTGCGTGGATATCTGGGCGTCGGGATTCAGGATCTCAGCCAGGATCTCGCCAAGTCCTTCGGAATTAAGAATGCGAAGGGTGCGCTCGTCAGCGACGTGAAGGACGATAGTCCGGCCGATCAGGCGGGTCTCAAGCAGGGCGATGTGATCACGGCCTATCAGGGTGCGCCTGTTGAAGATGCGGTAGCGCTCCAGCGCCTGGTGACCAGAACAGGGGTTGGGACGAAGGTGCCGGTCAAGGTGGTCCGTGACGGCCATGAGAAAGATCTCACGGTGACGGTCGGAGAACAGGCGGAGACGACGAAGGTCGCGAAGGCCGACGCCGGTGAAGCGGACTACGCGTTTGCCGGAGTGGCCGTCCAGGACCTGGATCGGGAGACCGCGAAGGAGTTGGGCATCAAGGGCAAGGCGCAGGGAGTGGTCGTGACGGGCGTCGAGCCGGAGAGCGGTGCCGAGAAGGCTGACTTAATGACGGGTGATGTCATTCGTGAGATCAACCGCCAGCCGGTCAAGTCGGTCAAGGAGTTCGAGAAGGCCTCATCCGCGATCAAGAAGGGCGAGAACGTCCTGATCTTGATCAATCGCCATGGCAATGCGCTGTTTCTGACGGCGAAGGTCTAG
- the trmFO gene encoding methylenetetrahydrofolate--tRNA-(uracil(54)-C(5))-methyltransferase (FADH(2)-oxidizing) TrmFO produces the protein MRDDVVIIGGGLAGSEAAWQAANRGAKVTLYEMRPKEMTKAHKTGGLAELVCSNSLGSADPLNAPGILKEEMRRLGSLIITSAEQARVPAGSALAVDRDQFSLKITQALESHPNVRILHEEITEIPTDCLCIIATGPLTSDKLSASIRAVTQSHHLYFFDAISPIIDAESINMDIVFAASRYDKGGADYLNCPMDEAQYNTFYDALMAAEKVQPKEFEKTPYFEACIPIEVMAERGRQTMLFGPLKPVGLEDPRTGRRPTAVIQLRTENVHRTCYNMVGFQTKLTYPEQKRVFRMIPGLEQAEFLRYGSLHRNTFINSPQLLLNTLQFKSRGTLFFAGQLVGVEGYTESAAMGGFAGINAARALTGLPLVTPPATTAHGCLVGHVASSDPKHFQPMNTNYGLFPPLAQPTRDKEKKRQLIAQRAREDFERWMTQSALS, from the coding sequence ATGAGAGATGACGTCGTCATCATAGGGGGTGGTCTGGCCGGATCCGAGGCAGCCTGGCAAGCCGCTAACCGGGGCGCGAAGGTGACGCTCTATGAGATGCGTCCCAAAGAGATGACGAAAGCGCATAAGACCGGCGGCTTAGCCGAGTTGGTCTGCTCCAACTCGCTCGGATCAGCCGATCCGCTGAACGCCCCCGGCATCCTCAAAGAAGAAATGCGGCGGCTGGGTTCGTTGATCATTACCTCGGCCGAGCAGGCCAGGGTGCCGGCCGGCTCAGCGCTCGCCGTCGATCGCGATCAATTCTCTCTCAAGATCACTCAAGCCCTGGAAAGCCACCCGAACGTCCGTATCCTGCATGAGGAGATCACCGAGATCCCGACGGATTGTCTCTGCATCATTGCCACCGGCCCCCTGACATCGGACAAATTGTCGGCGTCGATCCGTGCCGTCACGCAATCGCACCATTTGTATTTTTTCGATGCCATCTCGCCGATCATCGACGCCGAGTCGATCAATATGGACATCGTCTTCGCCGCCTCGCGCTACGACAAGGGGGGGGCGGACTACCTGAACTGCCCGATGGATGAGGCCCAGTACAACACGTTTTACGACGCCCTAATGGCGGCCGAAAAAGTGCAGCCGAAAGAATTCGAGAAGACACCCTATTTTGAAGCCTGCATTCCCATTGAAGTCATGGCGGAGCGGGGCCGGCAAACCATGCTCTTCGGTCCGCTGAAACCGGTCGGATTGGAAGATCCTCGAACCGGCAGGAGGCCGACTGCGGTCATCCAGCTCCGAACCGAAAACGTGCATCGGACCTGCTACAACATGGTCGGCTTTCAGACGAAGCTTACCTACCCAGAACAGAAGCGCGTGTTTCGCATGATCCCCGGCCTGGAACAGGCGGAATTTCTCCGCTACGGCAGCCTGCATCGAAACACCTTTATCAATTCTCCCCAGTTGCTCTTGAATACGTTGCAGTTCAAATCGCGCGGCACCTTGTTCTTTGCCGGCCAATTGGTCGGCGTGGAAGGCTATACCGAATCCGCCGCCATGGGAGGGTTTGCCGGCATCAATGCGGCACGCGCGCTCACGGGACTGCCCCTGGTCACGCCGCCCGCCACGACGGCTCACGGATGCCTGGTCGGCCATGTAGCCTCATCCGACCCAAAGCATTTTCAGCCGATGAATACGAATTACGGCCTCTTCCCTCCCCTCGCCCAACCGACCAGGGACAAGGAGAAAAAGCGGCAACTCATTGCCCAGCGGGCTCGTGAGGATTTTGAGAGATGGATGACGCAATCCGCGCTTTCATGA
- a CDS encoding M28 family peptidase, producing MTDEFLTHLAALTRERHPDTSPIALRETASYLSQQFTRVGLDVSTHRFEALGQTYDNVIGTTPVENGTATAPLILAAHYDTVEGSPGADDNASALTVLIEVARRLQQTALTRPVQFVAFCLEEEDLLGSRAYASHLAKTGQSVYGAIVLECVGYASDQEGSQRTPSGIPVAVPSVGNFLALIGNQASAALTAALSQAMAPTIPVVPLVVPGNGEQLPDTRRSDHTAFWEQGFAAVMVTDTANFRNPHYHRSTDTVDTLNLKFLASVADAVTNAVLALAATPERS from the coding sequence GTGACTGACGAATTCCTGACCCATCTGGCCGCGCTGACTCGCGAACGCCATCCCGACACCTCACCGATCGCATTGAGGGAGACGGCGTCCTACTTGTCACAACAGTTCACCCGCGTGGGCCTTGACGTTTCCACCCACCGATTCGAGGCCCTGGGACAAACCTACGACAACGTGATCGGAACCACGCCGGTGGAGAACGGCACGGCTACTGCGCCGCTAATTCTTGCCGCCCACTACGATACCGTCGAAGGATCGCCCGGCGCCGATGACAATGCCAGCGCGCTTACAGTGCTGATCGAGGTTGCCAGGCGACTCCAGCAGACCGCCCTGACGCGACCGGTGCAATTCGTGGCCTTCTGCCTCGAAGAAGAAGATCTGCTGGGGAGCCGCGCGTATGCGTCCCATCTTGCCAAGACCGGCCAGTCTGTCTATGGCGCGATCGTCCTTGAGTGTGTCGGCTACGCCAGCGATCAGGAAGGCTCGCAACGCACGCCTTCCGGCATTCCCGTCGCCGTACCCTCCGTCGGAAATTTCCTCGCCCTGATTGGGAATCAAGCGTCAGCCGCGTTGACGGCGGCATTATCGCAAGCCATGGCGCCCACCATCCCCGTCGTCCCGCTGGTCGTACCGGGCAATGGAGAGCAGCTCCCCGATACTAGACGAAGCGACCATACGGCCTTTTGGGAACAGGGTTTCGCCGCCGTCATGGTGACCGATACCGCCAATTTTCGAAATCCGCACTATCATCGATCGACCGATACGGTCGATACTCTCAATTTGAAATTCCTCGCATCCGTGGCTGATGCCGTCACGAATGCGGTCCTGGCGCTCGCCGCCACGCCAGAAAGGTCATGA
- the argB gene encoding acetylglutamate kinase: MNRLIKKANILIEALPYIRTFRGKTVVIKYGGHAMTETALKERFAEDIVLLKYVGLNPVIVHGGGPQIDKMLTRLGIEAKFRHGVRITDEATMEIVEMVLAGKINMEIVELLNRHGGRSVGLSGKDGGLLMAQPLTAKSWAKSLGKDLDGDDEGDFGLVGEVQSVDPSLVLKLQQDHYIPVIAPIGTDKNGNTYNINADLVAGAIAASLHAEKLVMMTDIKGIRDANHRHLSTVSRKDVQRMVKKGVIGEGMLPKVHACLDALVGGAGKAHIIDGRIPHALLLEIFTRKGIGTEIVS; this comes from the coding sequence ATGAATCGACTGATTAAGAAAGCCAATATCCTCATCGAGGCGCTCCCCTACATCCGCACCTTCCGGGGCAAAACGGTGGTCATTAAGTACGGCGGTCACGCCATGACCGAGACGGCACTGAAAGAGCGGTTCGCGGAAGACATTGTCCTGCTCAAATACGTCGGGCTCAATCCGGTCATCGTCCATGGCGGTGGCCCGCAGATCGACAAGATGCTGACCAGACTCGGCATCGAAGCCAAATTCCGCCACGGCGTCCGGATCACCGACGAAGCCACCATGGAAATCGTGGAGATGGTCCTGGCCGGCAAGATCAATATGGAAATCGTGGAGCTTCTGAATCGCCACGGAGGGCGGTCCGTGGGCCTGAGCGGAAAAGACGGCGGGCTGCTTATGGCGCAGCCGCTCACGGCGAAATCCTGGGCAAAAAGCTTGGGCAAGGATCTGGACGGCGACGACGAGGGTGATTTCGGACTGGTTGGCGAAGTGCAGTCCGTCGATCCCAGTCTCGTGCTGAAGCTCCAACAAGACCACTACATTCCCGTCATCGCGCCGATCGGAACGGACAAGAACGGCAACACCTACAACATCAACGCCGACCTGGTGGCCGGGGCCATCGCCGCGTCGCTCCACGCGGAAAAACTGGTGATGATGACTGACATCAAGGGTATCCGCGACGCCAACCATCGGCACCTCTCCACCGTCTCACGGAAAGACGTGCAACGGATGGTGAAGAAGGGCGTGATCGGCGAAGGCATGTTGCCGAAAGTGCACGCCTGCCTCGATGCGCTGGTCGGAGGAGCCGGGAAAGCTCACATTATCGACGGCCGCATCCCTCATGCCCTCTTGCTCGAAATCTTTACCCGCAAGGGTATCGGCACCGAGATTGTGTCGTAA